From the Polyangia bacterium genome, one window contains:
- a CDS encoding type VI secretion system baseplate subunit TssG, which produces MYTVSDKFRIRVFVRDIKHFREFLPGSPLARQIADAVYLYLGLEYDWDMEVAIPAGEITPVRLGRDAEIGWTSWMSPNWAKTDETYRRDARFHVVSRLESAK; this is translated from the coding sequence CATGTACACCGTCAGCGACAAGTTCCGCATCCGTGTCTTCGTGCGCGACATCAAGCATTTCCGAGAGTTTCTGCCCGGCTCGCCGCTCGCGCGGCAAATCGCCGACGCCGTCTATCTTTACCTCGGCCTTGAATACGACTGGGACATGGAGGTCGCGATTCCGGCCGGCGAGATCACGCCCGTGAGACTCGGCCGCGACGCCGAGATCGGATGGACGAGCTGGATGTCGCCGAACTGGGCGAAGACCGACGAGACGTACCGTCGGGACGCACGGTTCCACGTGG